A genomic stretch from Amia ocellicauda isolate fAmiCal2 chromosome 23, fAmiCal2.hap1, whole genome shotgun sequence includes:
- the kat14 gene encoding cysteine-rich protein 2-binding protein: MDGGGEMRGLSSQRVDDEATRTSASEGLEEGEVEGETLLIVESEDQASVDLSHDQSGDSLNSDIGDEGDSSWTEEMSFYCDKCHKWIPAAQLRGEQPSYLKGDNFFKFTCYDCSEEGKEQYERMRLTWQQVVMLAMYNLSLEGTGRQGYFRWKEDICAFIGRHWTFLLGSRKKTSTWWSTVAGCLSVGSPMFFRSGAQEFGEPGWWKLVHNRPPTLRPEGDKTSVASMKTKATSKPLLDPIITVEGLRKRAGRNPVESAMQLKEKRSRTQEAKDIRRAQKEAAGFLDRSTSSTPVKFSSRGRRPDLVLEKGEVIDFSSLSSSDRTPLTSPSPSPSPDFSAPGTPASHSATPSLLSEADLIPDVMPPQALFHDDEELDGEGVIDPGIEYIPPPSMPLATGALIVRKKLRAAEHIKQEVESEEERGGERGEEEQERGLEEGTCSQGGRGRGDRKKAPLDLEDGSPNTSAPRPAPLSLYEERLLLRRLKACPQAVAVTPEARRLHRKLLVRQAKRERGLPLLDLDQAVSAALSLVGGVYGAREGCVGLQGGATIGSYRTTSQDLRILDRFQTTVSSRKGYHQPTASFWHRLMGSDATLDQGIKSPYTSRTLKPYIRRDFESKPLKLRLLAEIRAHPHKADPSWKPEIEAPIDYCYVRPNHIPSINSMCHEIFWPGIDLSECLQYPDFSVVVLYKKVIIGFGFMVPDVKYNEAYISFLLVHPEWRRAGIATFMIYHLIQTCMGKDVTLHVSASNPAMLLYQKFGFKTEEYILDFYDKYYPVDSKECRHAFFLRLRR, encoded by the exons ATGGATGGGGGCGGCGAGATGAGAGGCCTCTCCAGCCAGAGGGTGGATGATGAGGCCACACGCACCTCGGCCTCAGAGGGactggaggagggggaggtggaGGGCGAGACGCTCCTGATCGTGGAGTCGGAGGACCAGGCCTCAGTGGATCTGTCCCACGACCAGAGCGGAGACTCCCTCAACAGTGACATCGGCGATGAGGGGGACTCCAGCTGGACGGAGGAGATGTCCTTCTACTGCGACAAGTGCCACAAGTGGATACCTGCAG CCCAGCTGCGGGGAGAGCAGCCCAGCTACTTGAAGGGGGATAACTTCTTCAAGTTCACTTGCTATGACTGTTCAGAAGAGGGCAAGGAGCAGTATGAAAGAATGAGACTCACCTGGCAGCAG GTGGTCATGTTGGCCATGTACAACCTGTCACTGGAAGGAACCGGCCGTCAGGGCTACTTCAGGTGGAAGGAAGACATCTGTGCCTTCATCGGGAGGCACTGGACCTTCCTACTGGGATCCAG GAAGAAGACCTCAACGTGGTGGAGCACAGTGGCTGGGTGTCTCTCGGTGGGGAGCCCCATGTTTTTCCGCTCTGGTGCCCAGGAATTCGGGGAGCCGGGCTGGTGGAAGCTGGTGCACAATCGCCCCCCCACCCTCAGACCGGAGGGAGATAAGACTTCTGTTGCCTCAATGAAGACAAAAG ccACCTCCAAGCCCCTGCTGGACCCCATCATTACAGTGGAGGGCCTGAGGAAGCGGGCGGGACGCAACCCCGTGGAGAGCGCCATGCAGCTGAAGGAGAAGCGCTCGCGGACCCAGGAGGCCAAAGACATCCGGCGGGCCCAGAAGGAGGCGGCAGGCTTCCTGGACCGAAGCACCTCCTCCACCCCGGTGAAGTTCAGCAGCCGCGGGCGCCGGCCGGACCTGGTGCTGGAGAAAGGGGAGGTGATCGACTTCTCCTCCCTCAGCTCCTCTGACCGCACCCCACTCACCAGCCCCTCGCCATCTCCCTCGCCTGACTTCTCCGCCCCCGGCACCCCGGCCTCCCACTCAGCCACGCCCAGCTTGCTGTCCGAGGCAGACCTCATCCCCGATGTCATGCCTCCTCAAGCCCTCTTCCACG ATGACGAGGAGTTGGACGGTGAGGGAGTGATCGACCCTGGGATAGAGTACATCCCCCCTCCCAGCATGCCCCTGGCCACGGGCGCCCTGATCGTCCGCAAGAAACTCCGGGCTGCCGAGCACATCAAGCAGGAGGTGGAgagtgaggaggagaggggTGGCGAGAGGGGTGAGGAGGAGCAGGAGCGGGGTCTGGAGGAGGGCACCTGCTCCCAGGGCGGCCGGGGCAGGGGGGACCGGAAGAAAGCCCCCCTGGACTTGGAAGACGGCTCCCCCAACACCAGCGCCCCCCGCCCCGCCCCCCTCAGTCTCTATGAGGAGCGGCTGCTGCTGCGCCGGTTGAAGGCCTGCCCACAAGCCGTGGCCGTCACGCCCGAGGCCCGGCGGCTGCACAGGAAGCTGCTGGTGAGGCAGGCCAAGCGCGAGAGGGGGCTGCCCCTGCTGGACCTGGACCAGGCCGTCAGTGCCGCTCTCAGCCTGGTGGGCGGGGTGTACGGGGCCCGGGAGGGGTGTGTGGGGCTGCAGGGAGGCGCTACCATTGGGAGCTACAGAACCACCAGCCAGGACCTCCGAATCCTGGATCGTTTCCAG ACCACTGTTTCCAGCAGGAAGGGATACCACCAGCCCACAGCGTCCTTCTGGCATCGTTTGATGGGGTCTGACGCCACCCTGGATCAGGGAATCAAAAGTCCCTACACCTCCCGCACCCTGAAGCCATACATAAG GCGGGACTTTGAGAGCAAGCCTCTCAAACTACGCCTGCTGGCTGAGATCAGAGCCCACCCCCACAAGGCCGACCCCAGCTGGAAGCCAGAGATCGAAGCCCCCATTGACTACTGTTATGTCCGGCCTAACCACATCCCCTCCATCAACTCCATGTGCCACGAAATCTTCTGGCCAG GTATTGACCTGTCCGAGTGCCTGCAGTATCCGGACTTCAGCGTAGTGGTTCTTTATAAGAAAGTCATCATTGGGTTTGGGTTCATGGTCCCGGATGTGAAGTACAACGAGGCCTACATCTCCTTCCTGCTGGTCCACCCTGAGTGGAGGAGGGCTGGCATCGCCACGTTCATGATCTACCACCTCATACAG ACATGTATGGGAAAAGACGTCACCCTCCACGTCTCGGCCAGCAACCCAGCTATGCTGCTGTACCAGAAGTTCGGCTTTAAGACTGAAGAGTACATCCTGGACTTCTATGACAAGTACTACCCTGTGGACAGTAAGGAGTGCAGGCACGCTTTCTTCCTGAGACTGCGGCGATAA
- the pet117 gene encoding protein PET117 homolog, mitochondrial, giving the protein MSTTSKVVLGVSLALTLGTVAGVHIKQSLDRERLREGVYRDLERQARKKENLRQLEEQIALTRELEKERQRRAAGTQGS; this is encoded by the exons ATGTCTACGACCTCAAAGGTAGTACTTGGCGTTTCTCTGGCTCTAACACTGGGGACCGTGGCGGGAGTGCACATCAAACAAAGCCTGGATCGAGAG AGACTGAGAGAAGGGGTGTACCGAGACTTGGAGAGGCAGGCCCGGAAGAAAGAGAACCTGCGACAGCTGGAGGAGCAGATCGCCCTGACCAGGGAGTTGGAGAAGGAACGACAACGGAGGGCAGCAGGCACACAGGGCTCCTAG
- the mgme1 gene encoding mitochondrial genome maintenance exonuclease 1, which yields MRFYLLFNKVLHAKPLSSVLTVCLSTSCFWNTRKKPSQYDSVDTEKYSSLVRSVVSSRVSSQTPASLEQEDGHIYGPVIKSKHAAEKPVSKTLKNSVPLLNHAKVVDLSSEAGPMSPVSISLERGQDRMNSPSVTRILQQTMPPEQAFYLERWRKRMIAKLGEEGFKEYTANLFRQGKLFHSALEAILMSGAGPEEEEEKEEAADGVAGYIESVQHVLADISGVRAIESAVQHQSLQYVGLVDCVAQYRGKVCVIDWKTSEKPKPFLHNTFDNPLQVAAYIGAVNNDNNYGFLVEHGLIVVAYKDGSPAHPHFMDPVLCQSYWTKWLFRLEEYLEKN from the exons ATGAGGTTTTATCTGTTGTTTAATAAAGTTCTGCATGCAAAGCCATTGAGTTCAGTTTTGACAGTTTGCTTGTCAACGTCCTGTTTCTGGAACACGCGAAAAAAGCCAAGCCAGTACGACTCTGTGGACACCGAGAAGTATTCCTCGTTAGTTCGCTCAGTCGTGTCGTCCAGGGTCAGTTCTCAGACTCCAGCCAGCTTAGAGCAAGAGGATGGGCACATATATGGACCAGTCATCAAGTCAAAGCATGCTGCTGAAAAACCAGTGTCTAAAACTCTGAAGAACAGCGTTCCCTTGTTGAACCATGCCAAGGTAGTGGACCTGTCTTCAGAGGCTGGCCCAATGTCACCAGTGAGCATCTCCCTGGAGAGAGGCCAAGATAGGATGAACTCCCCAAGTGTGACGCGCATCCTGCAGCAAACTATGCCTCCTGAGCAGGCCTTTTACCTGGAGAGGTGGCGAAAGAGGATGATTGCTAAGCTGGGGGAGGAAGGCTTCAAGGAATACACTGCCA ATCTTTTTAGGCAAGGAAAGCTGTTCCACTCGGCTTTAGAAGCCATTTTAATGTCTGGCGCTGGGcccgaagaggaggaggaaaaggAGGAGGCGGCCGATGGAGTGGCTGGCTACATCGAGAGTGTGCAGCACGTGCTGGCGGACATCAGCGGAGTGCGGGCCATCGAGAGCGCTGTGCAGCACCAGTCTCTGCAATACGTCGGGCTGGTGGACTGCGTGGCCCAGTACAG GGGCAAGGTGTGTGTGATTGACTGGAAGACCTCAGAAAAGCCCAAGCCATTCCTCCACAATACATTCGATAACCCTTTGCAAGTTGCAGCCTACATTGGGGCCGTGAACAACGACAACAATTATGGTTTTCTG GTCGAACATGGTTTGATTGTGGTGGCTTACAAGGATGGCTCTCCTGCGCACCCCCACTTCATGGACCCTGTCCTCTGTCAGAGCTACTGGACCAAGTGGCTCTTCAGACTGGAGGAATACTTGGAGAAGAACTAG
- the dzank1 gene encoding double zinc ribbon and ankyrin repeat-containing protein 1 — MTAGSIVAPQIIPIRVPLPGKSKNQIDTSTPVEIKSDTPDVSIYFTLDGSKPEVVKKPGSRENSTLKYRGPITLPEGKVSVKAFAITRDGRESAVVTKFFLVEFVPSSELASGDEDEDNFLEDYKRDMARQESVEGSAPVTSGIRGAQSTWEETTKKYQSMMIQGSSSRKAPKGPRFLSSRLDPLPSGQQPGSAPSFHRAQTDDCVDVPLKSLTSTQLSRIQRETDFLRCPQCLSPRPSDPFARFCLQCGAPVPPVPGHRLPPPEGGQMGLCVHCKTMVPVNTPTCIVCEAPIAPQLQPQASIRLKDKVICRSCGTGNPMHISHCVTCETKLPQSPSAVHSGQSAPPVPSTDGKPLSCSKCGRVNTSDARFCDWCGAKPSPPSSYLTCSQCGASSHPYANFCGSCGVYLEAPPRADSRASMVFPTGGALNLDHMPGTQRDSVTWQPLSLSLPLHQGQRAVLQDQQTQTVGLFYPSGTELHKKELQAAQQLEKQEQMRDRKPLLTAISPGRGYWRKQLDHICAHLRSYTQSNPEFRALIAEPRMGKMISAVVHEDNYEVSLRINFVLAGDKNGPMGKTLRLSENNFLSSVTEGRNDLYSSQTSLVSENSAVSAGVSRKKKKSKKKGKTQEREDRAPQSKDKQLLKELGPDGKGRISVTQQLLDEGADPNSLSSDGRPALTVAVLGKHHEVLPVLVHKGADIDQQSGPVNNTALHEAAALGNQGLLCAETLLGCNASIKKKNDKGLTVYDLAVKSGCDPLISRFAAKMGQGLLDKLSKPRNINLDVF, encoded by the exons ATGACGGCAGGCTCCATAGTTGCCCCACAGATTATTCCCATCAGAGTTCCCCTGCCTGGCAAATCCAAGAACCAGATAGACACCAGCACACCTGTGGAGATCAAGTCAG ACACGCCAGATGTCAGCATTTACTTTACCCTGGACGGCAGTAAACCAGAGGTGGTGAAGAAACCGGGGTCCAGAGAGAACAGCACATTGAAATACAGAGGACCAATAACATTACCCGAGGGGAAGGTTTCTGTGAAAGCATTTGCTATCACCAG GGATGGCAGAGAGAGTGCGGTGGTCACCAAATTTTTCCTGGTGGAGTTTGTTCCATCGTCCGAGCTGGCCTCAGGTGATGAGGACGAGGACAACTTTCTGGAAGATTACAAACGAGACATGGCCCGACAG GAGTCCGTTGAAGGAAGTGCCCCTGTTACAAGTGGGATCAGAGGAGCACAGAGCACCTGGGAAGAAACTACAAAGAAGTAtcaat CCATGATGATCCAGGGCAGCAGTTCTCGAAAGGCTCCCAAGGGCCCCCGCTTCTTGAGCAGCCGCTTGGACCCACTGCCATCTGGGCAACAGCCTGGCTCTGCTCCGTCCTTTCACCGGGCACAG ACGGATGACTGTGTGGATGTTCCTCTGAAAAGTCTGACAAGCACCCAGCTCTCCAGGATCCAAAGAGAAACAGACTTCCTAAG GTGTCCTCAGTGCCTGTCCCCTCGGCCCTCAGACCCCTTCGCCCGGTTCTGCCTGCAGTGTGGAGCCCCAGTGCCCCCCGTACCTGGGCATCGACTGCCCCCTCCAGAAGGAGGCCAG ATGGGGTTGTGTGTCCACTGCAAAACCATGGTGCCTGTGAACACGCCAACATGCATTGTCTGTGAGGCACCTATAGCCCCCCAGCTACAGCCCCAGGCCAGCATAAGACTGAAG gacAAGGTGATATGCCGGTCATGTGGGACAGGCAATCCCATGCATATCTCTCACTGTGTGACCTGTGAGACCAAACTGCCTCAATCTCCAAGT GCTGTGCACAGTGGGCAGAGTGCACCCCCTGTGCCCAGCACCGATGGCAAGCCACTCTCCTGCTCCAAGTGTGGCCGAGTCAACACTTCAGACGCCCGATTCTGTGACTGGTGTGGCGCCaag CCCAGCCCACCATCGAGCTACCTGACCTGTTCTCAGTGTGGGGCCAGCAGTCACCCCTACGCTAACTTCTGCGGATCCTGTGGGGTGTATCTGGAGGCCCCCCCCAGAGCCGACTCTCGCGCCAGCATGGTCTTTCCTACAGGGGGCGCTCTAAACCTGGACCAT ATGCCAGGCACGCAGAGAGACAGTGTCACCTGGCAgccgctctccctctccctgccgCTCCACCAGGGGCAGCGGGCTGTGCTGCAGGACCAGCAGACCCAGACAGTGGGGCTGTTCTACCCCTCGGGCACAGAGCTGCACAAGAAGGAGCTGCAGGCGGCCCAGCAGCTGGAGAAACAGGAGCAGATGAGGGACCGCAAGCCCCTACTCACTGCCATCAGCCCAGGCCGCG GTTACTGGAGGAAACAGCTGGATCACATCTGTGCTCACCTGCGAAGCTACACCCAGAGCAACCCTGAGTTCAGAGCACTGATAGCAGAGCCCCGGATGGGAAAG ATGATCTCGGCTGTAGTGCACGAAGATAATTATGAAGTCAGTCTGAGGATCAATTTCGTTCTGGCTGGAGACAAG AACGGACCCATGGGAAAGACCCTCAGGCTCTCAGAGAACAACTTCCTAAGCAGTGTGACGGAGGGTCGGAATGACCTCTACAGCAGCCAGACCAGTCTCG TGAGTGAGAACAGTGCCGTGTCTGCCGGGGTCtccaggaaaaagaaaaagagcaaGAAGAAGGGGAAGACCCAAGAGAGAGAAGATAGAGCACCG caGTCCAAAGACAAACAGCTGCTGAAGGAGCTTGGGCCCGATGGGAAAGGCAGGATCTCTGTCACACAGCAGTTACTGGATGAG GGCGCAGATCCCAATTCCTTGAGCAGTGACGGCCGCCCAGCCCTAACCGTGGCTGTGCTGGGGAAGCACCACGAGGTCCTTCCTGTGCTCGTCCACAAAGGGGCCGACATCGACCAGCAGTCAGGACC GGTGAACAACACAGCTCTGCATGAGGCAGCTGCTCTTGGAAACCAGGGACTGCTATGTGCCGAAACACTACTGGG ATGCAACGCAAGCATTAAGAAGAAAAATGACAAGGGCCTGACCGTTTATGACCTGGCAGTGAAATCTGGATGTGACCCACTGATTTCACGGTTTGCTGCCAAAATGGGCCAGGGTCTTCTAGACAAGCTCTCCAAGCCCAGGAACATCAATCTTGATGTGTTTTAA
- the polr3f gene encoding DNA-directed RNA polymerase III subunit RPC6 encodes MAEVKVKQESADPVDIESRIKDLCQQFPHGITDQVIQNDMPHVEAQQRAMAINRLLSMGQLDLLRNSTGLLYRLKDTQSASKMKGSDNQEKLVYQIIEDAGNKGIWSRDIRYKSNLPLTEINKILKNLESKKLIKAVKSVAASKKKVYMLYNLQPDRSVTGGAWYSDQDFESEFVEVLNQQCFKFLQTKAEAARESKQSPMVQRNSSFGSSHEVWKYICELGISKVELSMEDIETILNTLIYDGKVEMTIIAAKEGTVGCVDGQMKLYRSVNPIIQPTGLVKTPCGLCPVFDDCHEGGEISPSTCVYMTDWLEF; translated from the exons ATGGCCGAAGTAAAAGTAAAGCAAGAGTCTGCGGATCCTGTGGACATCGAAAGCAG GATAAAGGATCTCTGTCAGCAGTTCCCCCATGGAATAACGGACCAAGTGATCCAGAATGACATGCCCCACGTTGAGGCCCAGCAGAGGGCTATGGCAATTAACAGACTGCTTTCAATG GGCCAGCTGGATCTactgagaaacagcacaggcctTCTGTACAGGTTGAAAGACACCCAGTCAGCAAG TAAAATGAAAGGCTCGGACAACCAAGAGAAGCTGGTCTATCAGATCATAGAGGATGCAGGAAACAAAG gaATCTGGAGCAGGGACATTAGGTATAAGAGTAACCTCCCTCTGACAGAGATCaacaaaatcctgaaaaaccTGGAGAGCAAGAAACTCATCAAGGCTGTGAAGTCAGTGGCT GCTTCGAAGAAGAAGGTCTACATGCTGTATAACCTCCAGCCTGATCGGTCAGTAACGGGAGGAGCCTGGTACAGCGACCAGGACTTTGAGTCGGAGTTTGTGGAGGTGCTGAACCAGCAATGCTTTAAATTCCTACAGACCAAG GCAGAAGCAGCACGAGAGAGCAAGCAGAGCCCCATGGTGCAGAGGAACAGCTCCTTTGGCTCTTCCCATGAGGTTTGGAAGTACATCTGTGAGCTGGGCATCAGCAAG GTGGAGCTCTCCATGGAGGACATAGAGACCATCCTGAACACGCTCATCTATGACGGCAAGGTGGAGATGACCATCATCGCGGCCAAGGAAGGGACGGTGGGCTGCGTGGATGGACAGATGAAGCTCTACAGGAGCGTCAACCCCATCATCCAGCCCACTGGCCTGGTGAAGACCCCCTGTGGCTTGTGTCCT gTGTTCGATGATTGTCACGAAGGAGGAGAGATTTCGCCCTCTACCTGTGTGTACATGACGGACTGGCTGGAGTTCTGA